The Arctopsyche grandis isolate Sample6627 chromosome 10, ASM5162203v2, whole genome shotgun sequence genome window below encodes:
- the AP-1-2beta gene encoding adaptor protein complex 1/2, beta subunit isoform X2: MTDSKYFTTTKKGEIFELKSELNNDKKEKKKEAVKKVIASMTVGKDVSALFPDVVNCMQTDNLELKKLVYLYLMNYAKSQPDMAIMAVNTFVKDCEDPNPLIRALAVRTMGCIRVDKITEYLCEPLRKCLKDEDPYVRKTAAVCVAKLYDISSSMVEDQGFLDQLKDLLSDSNPMVVANAVAALSEINEASVSGHPLVEMNTPTINKLLTALNECTEWGQVFILDSLSNYSPADAREAQSICERITPRLAHANAAVVLSTVKVLMKLMEILAGDTDFCANLSKKLAPPLVTLLSAEPEVQYVALRNINLIVQKRPDILKHEMKVFFVKYNDPIYVKLEKLDIMIRLAAQANIAQVLGELKEYATEVDVDFVRKAVRAIGRCAIKVEPSAERCVSTLLDLIQTKVNYVVQEAIVVIKDIFRKYPNKYESIISTLCENLDTLDEPEARASMVWIIGEYAERIDNADELLDSFLEGFHDENAQVQLQLLTAVVKLFLKRPADTQELVQHVLSLATQDSDNPDLRDRGFIYWRLLSTDPAAAKDVVLADKPLISEETDLLEPTLLDELICHISSLASVYHKPPTAFVEGRGAGVRKSLPARQGSGDDHVVHDARATVIPNQESLIGDLLSMDIGGPPPAPISNTPAPSATLDLLGGGLDVLLGGVPEPSASAALSAPGAAGLLGDIFGASNAGGAPALPRQCWLPAEKGKGLEVWGTFSRRGGQPRMDFTLTNKAMQAMTGFAVQLNKNSFGLLPVGGLTVGTLQPSQSIETSLPLAITGPVQRMEPLNNLQVAVKNNVDVFYFACLVHPQMYFTEDGHLDKRVFLTTWKEIPAANEVQYNLKGIQATADAITNKMTVNNIFTIAKRNVEGQDMLYQSLKLTNNIWVLLELKLQPGNPDATLSLKSRSVEVAPIVYQAYEAILKSA; this comes from the exons GATTGCGAAGATCCGAATCCTCTGATCCGAGCGCTCGCCGTCCGCACCATGGGCTGCATCCGCGTCGACAAAATCACCGAATACCTGTGCGAGCCTCTGCGCAAGTGTCTCAAGGACGAGGACCCGTACGTGAGGAAGACGGCCGCCGTCTGCGTCGCCAAGTTGTATGATATATCCTCAAGTATGGTCGAAGATCAg GGATTTTTAGATCAATTGAAGGATCTGCTGAGCGATTCAAACCCAATGGTGGTAGCAAATGCCGTGGCGGCTTTGTCGGAAATCAACGAAGCCAGCGTCAGTGGTCATCCATTAGTCG aaaTGAACACGCCAACGATAAACAAACTATTGACGGCTCTGAACGAGTGCACTGAATGGGGCCAAGTGTTCATTTTGGATTCTTTGAGCAACTATTCGCCGGCAGACGCACGTGAAGCGCAAAGCATATGCGAAAGAATCACGCCGAGGCTCGCTCATGCCAATGCCGCAGTCGTACTTTCCACCGTCAAG GTGTTGATGAAGCTGATGGAGATCTTAGCTGGCGATACCGACTTCTGTGCAAACTTGTCCAAAAAACTTGCACCGCCGTTGGTGACTCTGTTGAGCGCCGAACCTGAAGTGCAATATGTTGCTCTGCGTAATATTAATCTCATTGTTCAAAAACGTCCAGACATTCTCAAACACGAAATGAAA gtaTTCTTTGTAAAATACAACGATCCAATTTATGTAAAGCTTGAAAAGCTAGACATAATGATCCGTTTGGCAGCTCAAGCTAATATAGCTCAAGTTCTCGGCGAACTCAAAGAATACGCTACTGAAGTTGATGTCGATTTTGTCAGAAAAGCTGTAAGAGCCATCGGTAGATGTGCTATAAAG GTTGAGCCTTCGGCCGAGAGATGCGTGTCGACTCTACTCGATCTAATCCAGACGAAAGTCAACTATGTGGTGCAGGAAGCCATCGTAGTCATCAAAGACATATTCCGCAAGTATCCCAACAAGTACGAGAGTATCATCAGTACTCTGTGCGAGAATTTGGACACGTTGGACGAGCCCGAAGCTCGCGCTTCCATGGTCTGGATTATCGGAGAATACGCCGAGAGAATTGACAATGCCGACGAACTGTTGGATTCGTTCTTGGAAGGCTTCCACGATGAAAACGCtcag gtGCAACTTCAGCTGCTCACGGCTGTTGTAAAACTGTTCTTGAAGCGACCTGCCGATACCCAAGAATTGGTTCAACACGTTCTCAGCTTGGCGACGCAAGATTCTGATAATCCTGATCTTAG GGATCGTGGATTTATATATTGGCGTTTGTTGTCTACTGATCCAGCTGCAGCTAAAGATGTTGTACTCGCGGATAAACCTCTCATCTCCGAAGAGACTGATTTGCTCGAGCCTACACTGCTCGACGAGCTCATTTGTCATATCAGCTCATTGGCTTCAGTCTACCACAAACCACCTACTGCTTTTGTTGAAG GAAGGGGAGCCGGCGTTCGCAAGTCGTTGCCGGCTCGGCAAGGATCCGGAGACGACCACGTcgtccatgacgcgcgcgctaCAGTCATTCCAAATCAa GAATCTCTCATTGGCGATCTGCTTTCTATGGATATTGGAGGTCCACCGCCGGCGCCTATCTCCAACACTCCGGCACCGTCAGCTACTTTAGATCTGCTCGGAGGAGGACTTGACGTACTT CTCGGTGGAGTTCCTGAACCGTCGGCTTCGGCTGCATTGAGTGCACCAGGTGCTGCTGGCCTTTTAGGCGATATATTTGGTGCGTCTAATGCAGGCGGTGCTCCTGCTCTACCTCGGCAATGCTGGTTGCCGGCCGAGAAAGGAAAGGGACTCGAAGTATGGGGTACATTCAGTCGAAGAGGTGGTCAACCCCGTATGGATTTCACACTCACTAATAAAGCTATGCAAGCTATGACTGGATTTGCTGTACAACTTAATAAAAATAG TTTTGGATTATTACCCGTCGGAGGATTGACTGTCGGAACACTACAACCATCACAAAGCATCGAAACCTCTTTACCTCTAGCAATAACTGGTCCAGTACAAAGAATGGAACCATTAAACAATCTACAA GTGGCTGTAAAAAACAACGTGGACGTGTTTTACTTTGCCTGCCTCGTACATCCTCAAATGTATTTCACGGAAGACGGACATTTGGATAAGAGAGTATTCCTCACGACTTGGAAGGAGATTCCGGCCGCCAATGAAGTGCAATATAATCTCAAGGGTATTCAAGCGACTGCTGATGCCATCACGAATAAGATGACAGTCAACAACATATTCACAATCGCCAAACGGAATGTCGAAGGGCAAGATATGCTCTATCAGTCTCTGAAGTTGACAAATAACATTTGGGTGTTGCTCGAATTGAAGTTACAGCCGGGAAATCCTGATGCGACCTTGAGTCTCAAGTCCAGAAGCGTTGAAGTAGCACCGATCGTGTATCAGGCGTACGAAGCTATATTAAAGTCGGCTTAA
- the LOC143918420 gene encoding uncharacterized protein LOC143918420, translating to MEYVIDGIPGRSSMKGMLYGARNLKEFRDKLSAFDGLVEKVKAEEATVATAKAVPAPSTGSGWRPKARTPALIDTGSEDKLAGENLVHRCGIITSESIPVVRDQCNNSGAIRRKAAEGVRRADSDLKDGEQEKIKVERDKTSKPRVPIEVKLEQSLRREKEERASQEMSAHAEPNDSCSSEADGTSNMSHGQMVRTPLEPPASPSRAHLDYSSVRPSTENRSSTTDSIGITNDESKHRKPCGIDVSNNEEDGVDMDDRGLDTGDRSEDTGNGGVDMSDRSEDMGNGGVDMGDGSMDGDGLHIGRLWDNGDIPFSNKDEPPDGQFSKGSHGHSKNPKDEDEENGKHEEKDMDKSPEGIRDPVKISTPKDNVFTFKLGRSQIDVTLMENKIRPWIKKGVFGYIGEPGTILVNFICGKILHGKLWGDGRSIADNIIGQPRGIATGIG from the coding sequence ATGGAATATGTCATCGACGGGATCCCTGGCAGGTCTTCTATGAAGGGGATGCTGTATGGTGCCCGCAATTTGAAGGAGTTCAGGGACAAGTTGAGCGCCTTCGACGGGCTGGTGGAAAAGGTAAAGGCAGAAGAAGCAACCGTAGCCACAGCCAAAGCAGTGCCCGCACCCTCAACTGGAAGCGGCTGGAGACCCAAGGCGAGGACGCCGGCACTGATCGACACAGGCAGTGAAGACAAACTCGCCGGCGAGAACCTCGTACATCGATGCGGCATCATCACTAGTGAAAGTATTCCTGTGGTAAGAGACCAATGTAACAATTCCGGTGCCATTCGTAGAAAAGCTGCGGAAGGAGTAAGGAGGGCTGATTCGGACTTGAAGGATGGAGAGCAAGAAAAAATCAAAGTGGAACGCGATAAAACGTCAAAACCACGAGTTCCGATCGAGGTTAAGTTGGAACAGAGTCTGCGGAGGGAAAAAGAAGAACGGGCTTCacaagagatgtctgctcatgcAGAACCCAACGATTCCTGTTCAAGCGAGGCTGATGGAACATCAAACATGTCACATGGTCAGATGGTGAGGACCCCCTTAGAGCCTCCAGCGTCGCCGTCTCGAGCTCATTTGGACTATTCTTCAGTGCGACCGAGCACAGAAAATCGATCATCAACCACAGATTCAATTGGGATAACGAATGATGAAAGTAAGCATCGCAAACCATGTGGAATAgatgtttccaataatgaagaggacggtGTAGACATGGATGATCGCGGTTTGGACACGGGTGATCGAAGTGAGGACACGGGTAATGGAGGTGTAGACATGAGTGATCGAAGTGAGGACATGGGTAATGGAGGCGTGGACATGggtgatggaagtatggacggtgatggtttgcataTTGGAAGGCTTTGGGACaacggagacataccgttttcaaataaagatgAACCGCCCGATGGTCAATTCAGTAAAGGATCTCATGGTCATTCGAAGAATCCTAaagatgaagatgaagaaaatgggaaacatgaagaaaaagatatggataaatcaccagaaggaataagagacccagtcaaaatttcaacaccaaaggacaatgtattcactttcaagctcggtcgtagtcaGATTGATGTTACtttaatggaaaataaaataagaccaTGGATTAAGAAAGGAGTTTTTGGATATATCGGTGAACCAGGAACGATATTGGTCAATTTCATCTGTGGCAAGATACTACATGGAAAGCTGTGGGGCGACGGGAGGTCCATCGCGGACAACATCATCGGACAGCCGCGTGGAATCGCGACTGGCATCGGATAG